Proteins from one uncultured Anaeromusa sp. genomic window:
- the dcuC gene encoding C4-dicarboxylate transporter DcuC: MMALLLALVMTIWVGYMIVKKYKPQPVLFFGGMVLMAGAVMLGVGTILPAKEATGFVPFDMFEFIRKTLSSRAAGLGLSIMAVGGFARYMEHIGASRVLVKIAIKPLGVLKAPYVVLAAAFIIGQFLGLFINSASGLGMLLMVTMFPILVSLGVSRVSATAVIGTTMCLDWSPADTGSILSATTAGLDITTYWTQYQIPVALCVMAVVAVLHYSVQKWLDKKEGHTAESASLLSSARQEEEKPLPPLYYAVLPTVPLILILVFSDLLIKGVKMDIVKAMLISLFLTMVIEYLRSWDGKKVFQDIQVFFDGMGMQLANVVTLIVAGETFAHGLRTVGAIDAIINGAQSSGMGAAGMIIVMVGIIAVSSVVMGSGNAPFFAFASLTPVVAAKMSVAPVLMLLPMHFAASIARAVSPITAVIVVVSGMANLPPVEVVKRTAIPMAGALIVNVAATFFFFY; the protein is encoded by the coding sequence ATTATGGCATTGTTATTGGCGTTGGTCATGACCATTTGGGTCGGCTATATGATCGTCAAGAAGTACAAGCCGCAACCGGTATTGTTTTTTGGAGGCATGGTATTAATGGCCGGGGCGGTGATGCTGGGGGTGGGGACCATTCTGCCGGCTAAAGAGGCAACTGGTTTTGTCCCCTTTGACATGTTTGAGTTTATCCGCAAAACTCTCAGCTCCCGAGCGGCGGGTCTGGGACTCAGCATTATGGCAGTAGGCGGCTTTGCCCGCTATATGGAACATATTGGCGCCAGCCGGGTGCTGGTGAAAATTGCGATTAAACCGTTAGGGGTTCTCAAGGCGCCGTATGTGGTATTGGCGGCGGCCTTTATTATCGGGCAATTTTTGGGTTTGTTCATTAACAGCGCCTCCGGCTTAGGTATGCTGCTGATGGTAACGATGTTCCCTATTTTGGTCAGCTTAGGAGTCAGCCGCGTTTCCGCGACTGCGGTAATCGGCACGACGATGTGTTTGGATTGGAGTCCGGCGGATACGGGAAGTATTCTTTCCGCTACAACGGCGGGGCTGGATATTACGACCTATTGGACGCAGTATCAGATACCGGTGGCGCTCTGCGTCATGGCGGTAGTGGCGGTGCTGCATTATTCCGTGCAGAAATGGCTGGATAAAAAGGAAGGCCATACGGCGGAAAGCGCTTCTTTATTGTCAAGTGCACGCCAGGAAGAAGAAAAACCCTTGCCGCCGCTGTATTATGCAGTATTGCCTACAGTACCTTTGATTTTGATTTTGGTATTTAGCGACTTGTTGATTAAAGGCGTCAAGATGGATATCGTCAAAGCGATGCTGATCAGCTTGTTTTTGACCATGGTTATCGAGTATTTGCGGTCCTGGGACGGCAAAAAAGTATTTCAAGATATTCAAGTGTTTTTTGACGGCATGGGGATGCAGCTGGCTAATGTAGTCACCTTGATTGTGGCGGGTGAAACTTTTGCTCATGGTCTGCGCACGGTTGGCGCTATTGACGCCATTATCAACGGCGCCCAAAGCAGCGGCATGGGCGCTGCCGGGATGATTATCGTCATGGTGGGAATTATAGCGGTTTCCTCGGTTGTTATGGGCTCCGGTAATGCGCCGTTTTTCGCTTTTGCCTCACTTACGCCGGTGGTAGCCGCTAAAATGTCCGTAGCGCCGGTGCTGATGCTGCTGCCTATGCATTTTGCCGCCAGTATCGCCCGAGCGGTTTCACCCATTACTGCGGTTATTGTCGTTGTGTCCGGCATGGCCAATTTGCCGCCTGTAGAGGTTGTGAAACGCACGGCCATTCCTATGGCGGGCGCGTTGATTGTTAATGTGGCGGCAACGTTCTTCTTCTTTTACTAA
- a CDS encoding MFS transporter — protein sequence MNRRSITWLTSGHFFTDLNQGALPALLPFLMTEHQLSYAAAAGLMFANSLTSSIIQPLFGFYADRLDRPRLMPWAVLLAGLGLALLGWVDSYAAMFLAVAVSGIGVAAFHPEAARLANLAAGDKKATGIGLFGIGGNAGFAVGPLLGTFLVLAGGLKSTVFFLIPSLCVCFFLQQRMRQFGSLSVKAAAAAVQSAPDNWPAFGRLSIVVICRSILFAGLNTFIPLYWIHVLLQSHTAGSSALTVLFSIGVIGTFFGGRWADRYGYLKVIRTGYLLLIPVLLLFVSTEEPTLAMALLIPIGLSLFAPYSPTVVLGQKYLPRRMGFASGITLGLAVSVGGIAAPGLGWLADQYGLAFSFTILTVLPVIAALASYSLPKPAE from the coding sequence ATGAATCGTCGTTCCATTACTTGGCTGACTAGCGGCCATTTTTTTACCGACCTCAACCAAGGCGCTTTGCCGGCCTTGCTGCCGTTTCTCATGACGGAACACCAACTCAGTTACGCTGCGGCAGCTGGTTTAATGTTTGCCAACAGCTTGACTTCTTCGATTATCCAGCCACTCTTCGGATTTTATGCTGACCGCCTGGACAGGCCCCGGCTCATGCCGTGGGCCGTCCTCCTAGCTGGTCTAGGCTTAGCGCTCCTTGGGTGGGTAGACTCTTACGCTGCCATGTTCTTAGCGGTGGCCGTAAGCGGTATCGGCGTGGCCGCCTTCCACCCGGAAGCGGCGCGCCTAGCCAATCTGGCCGCGGGCGACAAAAAAGCCACCGGCATCGGTCTTTTCGGCATCGGTGGCAACGCTGGCTTTGCCGTCGGCCCTTTGCTTGGAACCTTCCTGGTCTTAGCTGGCGGCTTAAAAAGTACTGTCTTTTTTTTGATTCCATCCCTTTGCGTCTGCTTTTTTCTACAGCAGCGCATGCGGCAATTCGGCAGCCTCAGCGTCAAAGCCGCCGCTGCCGCCGTGCAAAGCGCACCAGACAACTGGCCGGCCTTCGGCCGTTTGTCTATTGTCGTCATTTGCCGTTCCATTCTTTTCGCCGGCCTAAATACATTCATCCCGCTTTACTGGATTCATGTGCTGCTTCAAAGCCACACCGCCGGCAGCAGCGCCTTGACCGTCCTCTTCAGCATTGGCGTAATCGGCACTTTCTTTGGCGGCCGCTGGGCGGATCGCTATGGTTATCTGAAGGTTATCCGCACAGGGTATCTGCTGCTTATTCCAGTTCTCCTGCTCTTTGTTTCTACAGAAGAGCCCACTCTAGCCATGGCCTTGCTCATCCCTATTGGCCTGAGTCTTTTTGCGCCCTATAGCCCTACGGTCGTTCTCGGCCAAAAGTATCTGCCCCGACGTATGGGCTTTGCCTCAGGCATCACCTTAGGCCTTGCAGTCAGCGTCGGCGGCATAGCGGCGCCAGGGCTGGGATGGCTTGCTGACCAGTACGGTCTTGCGTTTTCCTTCACCATCTTGACCGTACTGCCTGTCATTGCCGCGTTAGCCTCTTATTCACTGCCAAAGCCTGCGGAATAA
- a CDS encoding NAD(P)/FAD-dependent oxidoreductase, giving the protein MYDVCIIGAGVVGANIARELSRYQLNICVLDREDDVSCGCSKANSGIVHGGYSDKPGTLKAELCVKGNRMYAQLNDELHFGYREIGSYVLSFDQESLATLQRLFEQGQQNGVGGLELIDGEEMRRREPHVSAEVTGALYCAQAGVTSPYEFVIALMENAVANGVELKLRHEVRQLEKRSDHFLITTTQGTLSSRYVINAAGAHSDNIAAMAGLNDYQITPRRGQYLLLSKAQNYLANSVIFQVPTALGKGILVTPTYHGNLMLGPNAEEIDDKNDVSTDEETLRFIAQTARLSVPGFDMRQALTSFAGNRPVSNQKDWVIDASRLPGLINLIGIDSPGLTSSPAIALKVVTLLQDSGLHLEANPNFQAQRAPIIRPKSEDFQGTTTHSDPALHLICRCENVTEAEILDCFRRGLPVLSVDAVKRRTRAGMGLCQGTFCGPRVRALLAQELQIKEEDIPQRGHSSTLAERARKTQLKKL; this is encoded by the coding sequence ATGTATGACGTTTGTATTATCGGCGCCGGTGTCGTCGGCGCTAATATCGCCCGGGAATTATCTCGCTATCAACTCAACATCTGCGTCCTAGACCGTGAAGATGATGTCAGTTGCGGTTGTTCCAAAGCCAACAGTGGCATCGTACATGGAGGGTATTCCGATAAGCCAGGCACGTTGAAGGCCGAACTTTGCGTAAAGGGAAACCGCATGTACGCCCAGTTGAATGATGAGCTGCATTTTGGGTACCGGGAAATCGGCTCCTATGTCCTGTCTTTTGATCAGGAAAGCTTAGCAACGCTGCAGCGTCTCTTCGAGCAAGGCCAGCAGAATGGCGTCGGCGGTCTGGAACTAATCGACGGCGAAGAAATGCGCCGCCGCGAACCCCATGTCAGTGCCGAAGTAACCGGCGCATTATATTGCGCTCAAGCAGGCGTTACTTCTCCTTATGAATTTGTCATTGCCTTAATGGAAAACGCCGTGGCTAACGGCGTAGAGCTCAAGCTCCGCCATGAAGTACGGCAGTTGGAAAAACGATCTGATCATTTCCTTATTACCACTACCCAAGGAACGCTAAGCTCCCGCTATGTAATCAATGCCGCCGGCGCGCACAGCGACAACATTGCCGCCATGGCTGGCCTAAATGATTACCAGATCACCCCTCGCCGCGGCCAATACCTTCTTTTATCTAAAGCCCAGAACTACTTAGCAAATTCCGTCATCTTCCAAGTCCCCACCGCTCTTGGCAAAGGCATCCTGGTAACGCCTACGTACCACGGCAATCTTATGCTGGGTCCGAACGCCGAGGAAATCGATGATAAGAACGATGTAAGCACCGATGAGGAAACACTGCGTTTCATCGCCCAAACAGCACGTCTATCGGTTCCTGGATTCGATATGCGCCAAGCCTTGACATCCTTTGCCGGCAATCGTCCGGTATCAAATCAAAAGGACTGGGTAATTGATGCCTCTCGCCTTCCCGGCCTAATCAACCTCATCGGCATTGATTCTCCTGGATTGACCTCCTCCCCCGCCATCGCCTTAAAGGTAGTTACGCTGCTCCAAGATAGCGGCCTGCATCTAGAAGCAAACCCCAACTTCCAGGCGCAACGCGCCCCCATCATCCGCCCCAAAAGCGAAGACTTCCAGGGAACTACAACACATAGCGACCCCGCGCTTCATCTCATCTGTCGCTGTGAAAATGTTACGGAAGCGGAAATCCTGGACTGCTTCCGCCGCGGCCTTCCGGTTCTCTCCGTCGACGCCGTTAAGCGCCGCACCCGCGCAGGCATGGGCCTTTGCCAGGGAACGTTCTGCGGCCCCAGGGTCCGTGCGCTTCTAGCGCAGGAGCTGCAAATAAAAGAAGAGGACATCCCCCAACGCGGCCATTCTTCTACTTTAGCGGAACGAGCTCGTAAAACACAATTGAAGAAATTGTAA
- a CDS encoding NADP-dependent malic enzyme: MSLREEALHFHRENNGKLEMTNKVELKDGYDLSLAYTPGVAEPCKEINGDKDLSFEYTCRGNMVAVVSDGTRVLGLGNIGPEAALPVMEGKAVLYKVFGDVDAVPVCLGTTDTEHLVQTVKYLEPSFAGINLEDIESPKCYEVEARLQEMMDIPVFHDDQHGTAIAAVSAVVGALRLVGKEMAKVRVLVNGAGAAGTAIVRLLLQAGATDVTMLNSKGAMYQGMDKTRVDAMQETLLGRTNKECRQGKLAEVIEGADVLIGVSAPGAFTPELIAQMAKDAIVFSLCNPQPEIGYEEAKAAGVKVVGTGRSDAPNQVNNVSVFPGIFRGAIDVRARRINDAMKLAAVYAIADLVKEEELREDYVVPNAFDKRVAPAVARAVAQAAMETGVARVKMDPAEVERRAAKRIAHGIQ; this comes from the coding sequence ATGAGTTTGAGAGAAGAAGCCTTGCATTTCCATCGGGAGAATAATGGTAAATTGGAAATGACTAATAAAGTAGAATTGAAGGATGGCTATGATCTGAGCCTGGCCTATACGCCTGGAGTGGCGGAGCCTTGCAAGGAAATCAACGGCGACAAAGACTTATCTTTTGAGTACACCTGTAGAGGCAACATGGTGGCGGTTGTCAGCGACGGCACTCGGGTGCTGGGCCTTGGTAATATCGGTCCGGAAGCGGCGCTGCCGGTCATGGAAGGAAAAGCGGTCTTGTACAAGGTGTTTGGAGACGTGGATGCCGTGCCGGTTTGTCTGGGCACGACCGATACGGAGCATTTAGTGCAGACTGTCAAATATTTAGAGCCTTCTTTCGCGGGTATTAATTTAGAAGATATCGAATCGCCGAAATGCTATGAAGTGGAAGCGCGCTTGCAGGAAATGATGGATATTCCTGTATTTCATGACGATCAGCATGGGACGGCGATTGCCGCGGTTTCCGCAGTTGTCGGGGCGTTGCGCCTGGTGGGCAAGGAAATGGCGAAGGTTCGTGTTTTGGTTAATGGCGCCGGGGCGGCGGGAACGGCCATTGTCCGTCTGCTATTGCAAGCAGGGGCAACCGATGTAACCATGTTGAACTCAAAAGGCGCTATGTATCAAGGCATGGATAAAACCCGAGTAGATGCCATGCAGGAGACGCTCTTAGGGCGCACCAACAAAGAATGCCGCCAAGGTAAATTGGCGGAGGTCATTGAAGGGGCGGATGTATTGATCGGCGTATCGGCGCCTGGCGCTTTTACCCCGGAGCTGATTGCCCAAATGGCTAAAGACGCTATCGTTTTCTCCTTGTGCAATCCCCAGCCGGAAATCGGCTATGAGGAAGCCAAGGCTGCTGGGGTTAAAGTAGTCGGTACTGGCCGCTCGGACGCGCCGAACCAAGTAAACAATGTCAGCGTATTCCCTGGCATTTTCCGCGGCGCTATTGATGTGCGCGCCCGCCGCATTAACGATGCGATGAAATTGGCCGCTGTATACGCGATTGCGGATTTGGTCAAAGAGGAAGAGCTGCGGGAAGATTATGTGGTTCCCAATGCGTTTGATAAACGGGTAGCGCCTGCGGTAGCTAGGGCGGTGGCTCAGGCGGCCATGGAAACCGGCGTAGCCAGAGTGAAAATGGATCCGGCAGAAGTGGAGCGACGGGCGGCCAAACGCATTGCCCATGGCATTCAGTAA
- a CDS encoding GntR family transcriptional regulator: MARQLSLPINRQPLSEQVYHQIKKLILTGQLEQGTRLTEKTLAQDLGISPTPVRESLRRLYADGLVELQPYKGVIVRSVKPEEVLEAFACREALEGLAGASAAKAIDAEGIERLRDILARTLQEESRDALVKLNEEFHQVILEYAQNRRLTLLLDTLQDIIRFRRQLAAYNPEYKGSIYRQHSAIADALEEKDSAKASRLLQEHIQDSAASFAQEIHGNKKSSN; the protein is encoded by the coding sequence ATGGCTCGTCAACTTTCTCTACCCATCAATCGCCAACCGCTCAGCGAGCAGGTTTACCATCAAATAAAAAAATTGATACTCACCGGGCAATTAGAACAAGGAACTCGCCTGACTGAGAAAACCCTGGCCCAAGACCTAGGTATCAGTCCCACTCCAGTCCGCGAGTCTTTGCGCCGCTTATACGCCGATGGCCTGGTGGAGCTGCAGCCTTATAAGGGCGTTATTGTTCGCTCCGTTAAACCCGAAGAGGTATTGGAAGCGTTTGCCTGCCGGGAAGCCTTGGAAGGATTGGCTGGCGCCTCGGCTGCAAAAGCGATTGATGCCGAGGGTATTGAACGTCTCCGGGACATCCTGGCCCGGACATTGCAAGAAGAATCCCGCGATGCGTTAGTTAAGTTAAACGAAGAATTCCATCAGGTGATTCTGGAATACGCGCAGAATCGCCGGCTCACTCTCTTATTGGATACCTTACAGGACATCATTCGCTTCCGGCGTCAATTGGCCGCCTATAATCCAGAGTACAAGGGCTCGATTTATCGCCAACACAGCGCCATCGCCGATGCCCTGGAGGAAAAGGACAGCGCAAAAGCTTCCCGCCTTTTGCAAGAACACATTCAAGACAGCGCCGCTTCTTTTGCCCAAGAAATCCATGGCAATAAAAAATCCAGCAACTAA
- a CDS encoding VOC family protein has translation MKFKFLHNNINVLDLERSMEFYQKALGLKESRRKERPGFILVYLGDGGQTPHLLELTWLKDRTEPYNLGDNEIHLAFEADDFEAAHALHTEMGCICYENKEMGIYFIQDPDGYWLEVLPKRS, from the coding sequence ATGAAATTTAAATTTCTTCACAATAATATTAATGTCTTAGATCTGGAACGTAGTATGGAGTTTTACCAGAAAGCATTAGGATTAAAGGAAAGCCGCCGCAAGGAGCGGCCGGGCTTTATCTTGGTATACTTGGGAGATGGCGGCCAAACGCCGCATTTGCTGGAACTTACTTGGTTGAAGGACCGTACGGAACCGTATAATTTGGGCGACAACGAGATCCACTTGGCCTTTGAAGCCGATGATTTTGAAGCGGCTCATGCTTTACATACGGAAATGGGTTGTATTTGCTACGAAAACAAAGAAATGGGGATCTACTTTATTCAAGATCCAGACGGCTATTGGCTGGAAGTTCTTCCGAAGCGAAGCTGA
- a CDS encoding methyl-accepting chemotaxis protein, with product MEALLRIGREGNEGPGLARKVQDKMADILEKLVALLPTIREAMADTDVGLSVSDCEKVIYYNPGRTLDLKVPSGAPLREGMVLMDAIRQQKRIARRQEKDIWGIPFIATALPVKEEGRVVGAISFQTAVARQDALKDMANKLMDNINLLASTSEEVTAQTQEMAAVTRGLAEMSQESQKRTQDTGQVLALIRNVAGQTNLLGLNAAIEAARVGEAGRGFGVVAEEIRKLATSSSESIQKIDGILKAVATDSDRTYEEIQRISGNLAQVAQAVSGIAEAVQEALAVAQELDGLANKLAGE from the coding sequence ATGGAAGCATTGCTGCGAATAGGAAGAGAAGGAAACGAAGGGCCCGGTCTGGCCAGGAAGGTGCAAGATAAAATGGCGGATATATTGGAAAAGCTGGTTGCCTTATTGCCGACAATTAGGGAGGCAATGGCTGATACGGATGTGGGACTAAGCGTCAGTGATTGCGAAAAAGTTATTTATTATAACCCTGGGCGGACGTTGGATTTGAAGGTTCCGTCGGGGGCTCCTCTGCGCGAGGGCATGGTATTAATGGATGCGATTCGGCAGCAAAAGCGTATTGCCAGACGGCAGGAGAAAGATATATGGGGAATTCCTTTTATTGCTACGGCGCTGCCTGTGAAGGAAGAGGGCCGGGTGGTAGGGGCGATTTCTTTTCAGACTGCAGTAGCTCGGCAAGACGCCTTGAAGGATATGGCCAACAAATTGATGGATAACATTAATCTTTTAGCCAGCACCAGCGAAGAAGTGACGGCGCAGACCCAGGAGATGGCGGCGGTGACGCGTGGCTTGGCGGAAATGTCGCAAGAATCGCAGAAGCGAACCCAAGATACAGGCCAAGTATTGGCATTGATTCGCAATGTAGCCGGGCAGACGAATTTGCTGGGGTTGAACGCGGCCATTGAAGCCGCTCGCGTTGGCGAAGCAGGGCGAGGCTTTGGCGTGGTGGCTGAGGAAATACGCAAATTGGCTACTAGCAGCTCCGAATCCATTCAAAAGATTGACGGGATTTTAAAAGCCGTTGCAACCGATAGCGACAGGACCTATGAGGAAATTCAGCGCATTAGCGGCAATTTGGCGCAAGTGGCGCAGGCGGTATCCGGCATTGCGGAGGCGGTGCAGGAAGCCTTGGCAGTGGCCCAGGAACTGGACGGCTTGGCCAATAAATTGGCGGGAGAATAA
- a CDS encoding YibE/F family protein codes for MRNKIFCLALLFCVLWQLPALAAPALPTEDLQHGVVRQAVDLQPTGENNKLVLKKGQMVQVEITTGPESGKTVEVYNAFSGQTQFDIPVHTGDKVLLSVEEFQGKRSYHISDYDRSLFQYVLLGLFVLSLVLLAGWVGVKSLGVIGITLYLLWAWLVPNLLLPGVNIYLLVIGFCIVAGAITLLFVSGWNLKSLAAFLGTLGGVLVAALLSWGAIDWLYLTGMETEEAVALKLHFAKQIDIHGILFAGMIIGALGAVIDVAVSVASAQWEMDKACPELSWQELFKSGMNVGKDIMGAMSNTLILAYLGTGLPLLLVVAAQPKLLVEKVINFNGVVTEFARAMTGSVGLIWAIPLTALASALLLRWRHRGD; via the coding sequence ATGAGAAATAAAATTTTTTGTTTGGCGTTACTTTTCTGTGTCTTGTGGCAACTGCCGGCTTTGGCGGCGCCGGCTTTACCTACGGAGGATTTACAGCATGGCGTAGTCCGGCAGGCGGTAGACTTGCAGCCTACCGGCGAAAACAACAAATTAGTTTTGAAAAAAGGCCAAATGGTGCAGGTGGAAATCACTACCGGTCCGGAAAGCGGCAAAACGGTGGAAGTTTATAATGCCTTTTCGGGACAGACGCAGTTTGATATTCCGGTACATACCGGGGACAAGGTACTTTTGTCAGTGGAAGAATTCCAGGGAAAGCGCAGCTATCATATCAGCGATTACGATCGCAGCCTGTTTCAGTACGTACTCTTAGGCTTGTTTGTGCTCAGCCTGGTTCTTTTGGCAGGCTGGGTGGGCGTTAAGTCGCTGGGTGTTATCGGCATTACGCTATATTTGCTCTGGGCGTGGTTGGTGCCCAATCTATTGTTGCCGGGAGTGAATATCTATTTACTGGTAATTGGGTTTTGCATAGTAGCCGGGGCGATTACCCTGTTATTTGTGAGCGGTTGGAATTTGAAGTCCTTAGCGGCTTTTTTGGGGACCCTTGGAGGCGTGTTAGTGGCAGCCTTATTGTCTTGGGGAGCTATCGATTGGCTCTATTTGACAGGCATGGAGACGGAAGAAGCGGTGGCTCTAAAACTGCATTTTGCCAAGCAGATCGATATTCACGGCATTCTTTTTGCCGGCATGATTATTGGCGCCTTGGGGGCTGTGATTGACGTAGCTGTTTCGGTTGCGTCGGCGCAGTGGGAGATGGACAAAGCCTGTCCCGAACTTTCTTGGCAAGAGCTGTTTAAAAGCGGTATGAATGTGGGCAAAGATATTATGGGCGCCATGTCGAATACGCTGATTTTGGCCTATTTGGGAACGGGTTTGCCGTTGCTGTTGGTCGTGGCGGCGCAGCCTAAGCTGCTGGTGGAAAAGGTAATTAACTTTAATGGTGTTGTTACGGAATTTGCCAGGGCGATGACAGGCAGCGTCGGCTTGATTTGGGCCATTCCGTTGACCGCTTTGGCTTCGGCTTTATTATTGCGGTGGCGGCATCGGGGAGATTGA
- a CDS encoding HD-GYP domain-containing protein — translation MQKAKAKQAVRHARLLEQVNMEKMEAFRHQIYYCDPYTEMHAEHVGELMAGLATQMGLNSEEITLAYLVGLVHDVGKISVPAEVLTKTGRLSDEEFAIMRQHAEAGETLLLQVEGAQCVADIIRHHHERFDGRGYPDKMKGKEIPLYSRMLALCDTFDAMTTHRCYRKPVEIPSCLRELLRCRGGQFDPVLTDCFLAFLEERFGIVAVEEPKESAQAF, via the coding sequence ATGCAAAAGGCAAAAGCCAAGCAGGCAGTTCGGCATGCAAGGCTGCTGGAACAAGTGAATATGGAAAAAATGGAAGCCTTTCGCCATCAAATCTACTATTGTGATCCCTATACGGAAATGCATGCGGAACATGTGGGGGAATTGATGGCCGGTTTGGCGACGCAGATGGGCTTAAATTCGGAAGAAATTACCTTAGCCTACTTGGTCGGGTTGGTACATGATGTGGGGAAGATTTCGGTCCCGGCGGAAGTTTTGACGAAAACGGGGCGTTTAAGCGACGAAGAGTTTGCGATTATGCGCCAGCATGCAGAAGCGGGAGAAACATTGCTGCTTCAAGTAGAAGGAGCGCAATGCGTAGCCGATATTATTCGCCATCATCATGAGCGTTTTGACGGGCGCGGCTATCCAGACAAAATGAAGGGTAAAGAAATTCCCTTATATAGCCGGATGCTGGCTTTATGCGATACCTTTGACGCGATGACTACCCATCGCTGCTATCGAAAACCAGTAGAAATACCATCTTGTTTGCGAGAACTTCTTCGGTGCCGGGGCGGACAGTTTGATCCGGTGCTGACGGATTGCTTTTTGGCATTTTTAGAGGAACGTTTTGGAATTGTGGCAGTGGAAGAACCCAAAGAGAGCGCTCAGGCTTTTTAG